A portion of the Paucilactobacillus hokkaidonensis JCM 18461 genome contains these proteins:
- a CDS encoding 2,3-diphosphoglycerate-dependent phosphoglycerate mutase — translation MAKLVLIRHGQSEWNLSNQFTGWVDVDLSEEGVQQAKNAGAAIKKAGIEFDYAYTSVLTRAIKTLHYALEGSDQLWVPETKTWRLNERHYGALQGQNKAEAAKKWGDDQVHTWRRSYDVLPPLLDANDEGSAAKDRRYANLDPRLIPGGENLKVTLERVMPLWEDEIAPKLLDGQNIIIAAHGNSLRALSKYIEQISDEDIISLEMATGQPVVYDFDEKLNVLGKEKY, via the coding sequence ATGGCAAAACTTGTATTGATTCGTCACGGACAAAGTGAATGGAACCTATCTAACCAATTTACTGGTTGGGTGGATGTTGATTTAAGTGAAGAAGGCGTTCAACAGGCTAAAAACGCCGGTGCTGCAATCAAAAAAGCAGGCATCGAGTTTGACTATGCGTATACTTCAGTTTTAACACGTGCCATTAAGACATTGCACTATGCTTTGGAAGGATCCGATCAACTTTGGGTTCCAGAAACAAAGACATGGCGTTTAAACGAACGTCATTACGGTGCATTGCAAGGCCAAAACAAAGCTGAAGCTGCTAAAAAGTGGGGCGACGATCAAGTTCATACATGGCGTCGTTCATACGATGTATTACCTCCATTGTTGGATGCAAATGATGAAGGCTCAGCTGCAAAGGACCGTCGTTATGCTAACTTGGATCCTCGCTTGATCCCTGGTGGTGAAAACTTAAAGGTTACGTTGGAACGTGTTATGCCTTTATGGGAAGATGAAATTGCTCCTAAGTTACTTGATGGTCAAAACATCATTATCGCCGCACATGGTAATTCATTGCGTGCATTGAGCAAGTATATCGAACAAATCTCAGACGAAGACATTATCAGCTTGGAAATGGCAACTGGCCAACCAGTTGTTTATGACTTTGATGAGAAGTTGAATGTACTGGGTAAGGAAAAATACTAA
- a CDS encoding DUF4411 family protein produces the protein MNGYLVDSNILITSNRRYRQQYFPVVWHFFLQTPHFYMLDRVYNELTSKNDDLKNWTKQNYQNKIIKADDCIAEYTQITQYLLASNLWTAAGYQEWTAKYEKADPWLIACAMKNSYTILTDERSTGPNGNKSDNEPKIPFVANEFNVPTMNFWTFLAENNFVAN, from the coding sequence ATGAACGGCTATTTAGTAGACTCAAATATTCTCATTACCTCCAACCGCCGTTATCGACAACAATATTTCCCAGTTGTATGGCATTTTTTTCTGCAAACACCGCATTTTTATATGTTGGATCGTGTATACAATGAATTAACCTCAAAGAATGATGACTTAAAAAATTGGACTAAACAAAACTATCAAAATAAAATTATTAAAGCCGATGATTGTATTGCTGAATATACACAAATTACTCAATATTTACTTGCGTCTAATCTATGGACAGCAGCCGGCTATCAAGAATGGACAGCTAAATATGAAAAAGCTGATCCTTGGCTAATTGCTTGTGCAATGAAAAATTCATATACTATTCTGACCGATGAAAGAAGTACTGGTCCTAACGGAAATAAATCTGATAATGAACCAAAAATCCCCTTTGTTGCCAATGAGTTTAATGTACCAACAATGAACTTTTGGACATTTTTAGCAGAAAATAATTTTGTGGCCAATTAA
- a CDS encoding ImmA/IrrE family metallo-endopeptidase: MATTRIKIKESLKQWAFETTDLGEDTLVEITQRNKWLQQSSKLYLQPTVKQLGAFATRLHIPFGSLLLDKPPKTEDIRLAFRTQQNVPAEVSLNVRDIIYEMRRKQSWFKEESGLANQKLSIVGSASKLNNAETLNAVLNLLTLNHFNSPRDLFNDLRDQLAHLGILNMQKGNAGLGTTRPLDVSELRAFVLLDDYAPLIFINQKDSYTARIFSLIHEFIHILHGSDELLSDKDTDVTEERNINKIVSAFLMPEGKFKNIFKNHDINKTARYFNTSPEAAAIRAQEIGLINNINEVAILSNSGSLKKSSGGNPYNNALTLNDKRYMNALVSAQETGTIQPTQAATLIGISYKMLDKTIETFNEREALV, translated from the coding sequence TTGGCAACTACTAGGATAAAAATTAAAGAGTCTTTAAAGCAATGGGCCTTCGAAACAACTGATTTAGGTGAAGATACGCTGGTTGAAATTACTCAGAGAAATAAATGGCTTCAACAATCATCTAAATTATATCTGCAGCCCACAGTCAAACAACTTGGGGCTTTTGCTACCCGGTTGCATATACCATTTGGAAGCCTTCTCCTTGATAAACCGCCAAAGACAGAAGATATTCGGCTGGCCTTCCGCACTCAGCAAAATGTACCCGCAGAGGTAAGCCTCAATGTAAGAGATATTATCTATGAAATGCGACGTAAACAGTCATGGTTTAAAGAAGAAAGTGGCTTGGCTAACCAGAAATTGTCGATCGTAGGGAGTGCCAGTAAGTTAAACAATGCAGAAACTTTAAATGCTGTGCTTAATCTGCTGACACTAAATCACTTTAACTCGCCACGTGATCTGTTTAATGATTTGCGAGACCAGTTAGCGCATTTAGGTATTTTGAATATGCAAAAAGGAAATGCTGGCTTAGGTACGACGAGACCATTAGATGTATCCGAGCTGCGCGCATTTGTTTTACTTGACGACTACGCACCACTAATCTTTATTAACCAAAAGGACAGTTATACGGCCCGGATTTTTTCGCTGATACATGAATTTATTCATATTTTACATGGATCGGATGAATTGCTTAGCGACAAAGACACTGATGTTACCGAGGAACGCAACATTAATAAAATTGTATCGGCTTTCTTGATGCCCGAAGGTAAGTTCAAAAATATTTTTAAAAATCATGACATTAATAAAACAGCTCGATACTTTAATACAAGCCCAGAAGCAGCCGCTATCCGTGCTCAAGAAATTGGCCTGATTAATAATATTAACGAAGTAGCAATATTATCTAATTCCGGATCATTAAAAAAAAGCTCTGGTGGAAATCCATACAATAATGCACTCACACTAAACGATAAAAGATACATGAACGCACTCGTATCCGCGCAAGAAACAGGTACTATACAGCCAACACAGGCTGCAACTTTAATTGGAATCAGCTATAAAATGTTAGATAAAACGATTGAAACTTTTAATGAACGTGAGGCCCTAGTATGA
- a CDS encoding LacI family DNA-binding transcriptional regulator — translation MDHDGRITIKDIAKETNLSIATVSRVLANTGEHNGETVKKVQNAAIKMGYIKNTSAVELVQRTSHVIAVIVSNTKSNFSDSIISAIEDQAVQNNLDVFILHAGHADEVSQERAIKTVSERAVKGIILVSLELNDHILQLLKEAGISCVCLSTSVKNSVFPFVTSDNFKMGYAATDFLIKKGHKKIGIAGIPADGSISQRIAGYSQCMQDHNLQIKKAWIQYGDCTYDDGVQAMKNYREQEPITAVICASDFVGVGLMNTATKMGIKVPVQLNIISFDGTNLVDIVRPRITSVTQQFYAMGTEGIDFILKKRSFTSKYLPFKIVERESTSSIN, via the coding sequence ATGGATCATGATGGACGAATAACAATTAAAGATATCGCCAAAGAAACTAATTTGTCGATTGCAACAGTTTCGAGAGTTTTAGCGAATACTGGCGAACACAATGGCGAAACTGTTAAAAAAGTACAAAATGCTGCCATCAAAATGGGCTATATTAAAAACACTTCTGCTGTTGAACTAGTCCAGCGCACAAGCCACGTGATTGCGGTGATTGTTTCAAATACCAAATCAAACTTCAGTGATAGCATTATTTCTGCTATTGAGGATCAGGCCGTACAAAATAATCTCGATGTGTTTATATTACATGCTGGCCATGCAGACGAAGTTTCACAAGAACGGGCAATTAAAACAGTCAGTGAACGTGCCGTGAAGGGCATAATTTTGGTTTCCCTAGAGCTTAACGATCACATTTTACAACTGCTCAAAGAAGCCGGTATCTCTTGTGTTTGCTTGTCCACATCTGTGAAAAATTCAGTGTTTCCGTTTGTGACCTCTGATAATTTTAAGATGGGATATGCAGCGACTGATTTTTTAATTAAAAAGGGTCATAAAAAGATTGGCATCGCTGGTATCCCTGCAGATGGCTCAATTAGCCAACGGATTGCCGGTTACTCACAATGCATGCAAGATCACAACTTACAAATAAAAAAAGCATGGATTCAATATGGAGACTGTACCTACGATGACGGTGTTCAAGCAATGAAAAATTATCGTGAGCAAGAACCCATCACTGCAGTAATATGTGCCAGCGATTTTGTTGGCGTAGGATTAATGAATACAGCTACTAAAATGGGGATTAAGGTACCAGTACAATTAAATATTATTAGTTTTGATGGTACCAATCTTGTTGATATTGTTAGGCCACGAATCACCAGTGTTACTCAACAATTTTACGCAATGGGAACTGAGGGCATCGATTTTATACTAAAAAAACGCTCATTCACATCTAAATACCTGCCCTTTAAAATTGTTGAACGCGAGTCAACAAGTTCAATCAATTAG
- a CDS encoding SLC45 family MFS transporter has translation MFLLENTHDTKVSINKKRHSLPNISLKTMFAITFGFCGVNMAFSLQTSQMSRIFQTLGADPNKLGFFFIFPPLIGMIIQPLLGKFSDGFWSPRFGRRMPLLMFSAPMAAIIMVLLPNAGSFGFGYASMGALVFGSIAIILMDLSNNACMQPFRMIIGDMVNENQKDKAWSWQQSFSNLGGVLANICPFVLTWIGVANVDKKGVVPLSVRLSFYIAAVILLLISAYTILSVKEYDPKTYAQYHNFDYKEKKEKKSYWTLIKEAPKTFWEVAFIQFFAYFGIQYLWTYTTGAIAQNVWHTANSSSGGFQAAGNWYGILTFVQSVVGILYGFLVLSRTSQFKRKFWYRIGLFCGGLGMIWVSLTHNQYALILAFVLIGVCFLTMHTEPFAIFTTATDGQNDGAYIGLFNVFICLPQIIASVSSFVIFPLVGNSMAAMVMIGGISWLIGAALMSVIKTDSHVKSETIN, from the coding sequence ATGTTCCTTTTGGAAAATACACATGATACTAAGGTTTCAATTAACAAAAAACGGCATTCATTACCAAACATAAGTTTAAAAACAATGTTTGCCATCACATTTGGATTTTGTGGAGTCAATATGGCCTTTTCTTTACAGACATCACAAATGAGTCGTATATTTCAGACGTTAGGAGCAGACCCTAACAAATTAGGGTTCTTCTTCATTTTTCCACCCCTAATTGGCATGATTATTCAACCGTTGTTAGGTAAATTTTCTGATGGCTTTTGGTCACCTAGATTTGGTCGCCGAATGCCATTACTCATGTTTTCTGCTCCAATGGCAGCAATAATTATGGTGTTATTGCCTAATGCGGGTTCATTTGGATTTGGTTATGCTTCTATGGGAGCATTAGTATTTGGATCCATTGCAATTATTTTGATGGATTTATCAAATAATGCTTGTATGCAGCCATTTAGAATGATTATCGGTGATATGGTGAATGAAAATCAGAAAGATAAGGCATGGTCATGGCAGCAATCATTTAGTAATCTGGGTGGTGTGTTAGCCAATATTTGTCCCTTTGTTTTAACTTGGATTGGAGTTGCCAACGTTGACAAAAAAGGGGTTGTGCCACTATCAGTTAGGTTATCATTTTACATTGCCGCTGTTATTTTATTACTTATTTCGGCTTACACAATTCTTTCTGTTAAAGAGTATGATCCTAAAACCTATGCACAATATCATAATTTTGATTATAAAGAGAAAAAAGAGAAAAAATCATATTGGACATTAATTAAAGAGGCACCCAAAACTTTTTGGGAAGTTGCATTTATTCAGTTCTTTGCTTATTTTGGGATTCAATATTTATGGACTTACACCACTGGTGCGATTGCACAAAACGTTTGGCATACTGCTAATTCTTCATCTGGTGGTTTTCAGGCCGCTGGTAATTGGTATGGTATTTTAACTTTTGTACAATCAGTTGTTGGAATTTTGTATGGCTTTTTAGTATTATCACGAACGAGCCAATTTAAACGCAAGTTTTGGTATCGAATTGGACTATTTTGTGGCGGACTTGGGATGATTTGGGTATCCTTGACGCATAATCAATATGCCCTGATCTTGGCCTTTGTACTAATTGGGGTTTGTTTCTTGACAATGCATACGGAACCATTTGCTATTTTCACAACAGCAACCGATGGCCAAAATGATGGCGCCTATATTGGTTTGTTCAATGTGTTCATTTGTTTACCTCAAATTATTGCATCCGTCAGCAGTTTTGTGATATTCCCACTAGTTGGAAATTCAATGGCTGCCATGGTTATGATTGGTGGTATATCATGGTTAATAGGTGCAGCTTTGATGAGTGTTATTAAAACAGATAGTCATGTTAAGAGTGAAACCATCAATTAA